The Raoultibacter phocaeensis genome contains a region encoding:
- a CDS encoding deoxycytidylate deaminase has product MTDHIDHPLDADERPSWDEYFMKLATEVATRTTCMRRGVGAIIVKDRRILATGYNGVPTGLRHCKETGCLRAELGVPSGQRHEICRGLHAEQNAIIQAARYGINITGASIYITTQPCVVCAKMLINAGIEEIVYQNPYPDELAMSMLEESGIAIRVFER; this is encoded by the coding sequence ATGACCGATCACATCGACCATCCTCTCGACGCCGACGAGCGTCCCTCGTGGGACGAGTACTTCATGAAGCTCGCGACCGAGGTTGCCACGCGCACCACGTGCATGCGCCGCGGGGTGGGGGCGATTATCGTAAAGGACCGCCGCATCCTCGCTACGGGATACAACGGCGTACCCACGGGGCTTCGCCACTGCAAGGAGACGGGCTGCCTCCGCGCCGAGCTCGGCGTCCCGAGCGGCCAGCGCCACGAGATATGCCGCGGGCTCCATGCCGAGCAGAACGCTATCATCCAAGCTGCCCGCTACGGCATCAATATAACCGGCGCTTCGATCTACATCACTACGCAACCGTGCGTCGTGTGCGCCAAGATGCTCATCAATGCGGGTATCGAGGAAATCGTGTATCAGAACCCCTATCCCGACGAGCTCGCCATGTCGATGCTCGAAGAGTCGGGCATCGCAATCCGGGTGTTCGAACGCTAG
- the atpF gene encoding F0F1 ATP synthase subunit B: MKAGAKKAIARTGAVTLAVSGMSVAFPALALAAEEESGGISAILPNMAEFIPMLVCFIILCVVLGKLGWPAFAAMLDKREKTIKDSLEKSEAARIESERLLEEYKQQLAEAKTQAAQIVADAKKTGESVKADITTKAQEEATDMIAKAKAAIESEKKAAIAELQSSVADTSIAVASRLIGSDLNDDEHRAIVERYVNEAGSFNAN; this comes from the coding sequence GTGAAAGCAGGAGCGAAAAAAGCAATAGCTCGCACGGGTGCGGTAACACTCGCTGTCAGCGGCATGTCTGTTGCTTTTCCCGCGCTCGCGCTCGCAGCTGAGGAAGAGTCAGGCGGCATCTCGGCGATTCTGCCCAATATGGCGGAGTTCATCCCGATGCTCGTCTGCTTCATCATCCTGTGCGTAGTGCTGGGTAAACTCGGTTGGCCCGCTTTCGCCGCAATGCTCGATAAGCGTGAGAAGACCATCAAGGATTCTCTTGAGAAGTCCGAAGCCGCTCGCATCGAGAGCGAGCGTTTGCTTGAGGAATACAAGCAGCAACTCGCCGAGGCGAAAACGCAGGCAGCCCAGATCGTTGCCGATGCAAAGAAAACCGGTGAATCGGTGAAAGCCGACATCACCACCAAGGCGCAGGAAGAAGCCACCGACATGATCGCGAAGGCGAAAGCCGCCATCGAATCAGAGAAGAAGGCCGCTATCGCGGAGCTTCAGAGTTCGGTCGCCGATACCTCGATCGCCGTTGCGTCGCGTTTGATCGGTAGCGATCTCAACGACGACGAGCACCGTGCGATCGTCGAGCGCTACGTGAACGAGGCAGGTAGTTTCAATGCCAACTAA
- the glpK gene encoding glycerol kinase GlpK: protein MPKKYVVALDQGTTSSRAILFDRQGRLVAMAQHPFEQIYPQPGWVEHNPQDILSSQMAALTELLVSRDVGPDEIDSIGITNQRETTIVWDRETGVPVGNAIVWQCRRTAPIIDELCSDPAVAERITASTGLVPDAYFSASKIKWILDNTPGAREAALAGRLAFGTVDSWLVWSLTYGKVHATDVTNASRTMLFDIHKGCWDPWLCELFDVPASMLPEVKPSSSFFGETAHPGIFGGIPLAGVAGDQQSALFGQCCYAAGEAKNTYGTGCFLLMHTGAEACASRNNLVTTIAASAPGVGHTEYALEGSVFVAGALVQWLRDELGLIDAAEETEALARSVGDTGGVYIVPAFTGLGAPYWDADARGAIFGLTRGTTKAHVVRAALESLAYQVHDLACAMEADAGKRMRVLNVDGGASANDFLMQFQSDLLRTPLARPQNTETTALGAAYLAGLRTGFWKSTGELCDRRTGDTSFSPDMPEPARVALIEGWHEAVARTRAA, encoded by the coding sequence ATGCCGAAGAAATACGTCGTCGCGCTCGACCAGGGCACGACTTCATCGCGCGCCATCCTGTTCGACCGCCAAGGCCGGCTTGTCGCTATGGCGCAGCATCCCTTCGAGCAGATCTACCCGCAGCCGGGCTGGGTCGAGCACAATCCGCAGGACATCCTCTCGTCGCAGATGGCGGCTTTGACCGAGCTGCTCGTCTCGCGCGATGTGGGGCCCGACGAGATCGACAGCATCGGCATCACCAACCAACGCGAGACCACGATCGTGTGGGACCGCGAAACCGGGGTCCCCGTGGGAAACGCCATCGTGTGGCAGTGCCGCCGCACGGCTCCCATCATCGATGAGCTGTGCTCCGATCCCGCCGTAGCCGAGCGCATCACCGCCTCGACCGGGCTTGTGCCCGACGCGTACTTCTCCGCGAGCAAGATCAAGTGGATCCTCGACAACACGCCCGGCGCCCGGGAGGCGGCGCTCGCGGGCAGACTCGCGTTCGGCACGGTGGACAGCTGGCTAGTCTGGTCGCTCACCTACGGCAAGGTGCACGCAACCGACGTCACCAACGCGAGCCGCACCATGCTCTTCGACATCCACAAAGGGTGCTGGGATCCGTGGCTGTGCGAGCTCTTCGACGTTCCGGCCTCGATGCTTCCCGAGGTGAAGCCCTCTTCCTCGTTCTTCGGCGAGACCGCCCACCCCGGCATCTTCGGAGGCATTCCGCTTGCGGGCGTGGCGGGCGACCAGCAGTCGGCGCTGTTCGGCCAGTGCTGCTACGCGGCGGGCGAGGCGAAGAACACCTACGGCACCGGCTGCTTTCTGCTCATGCACACCGGGGCCGAGGCGTGCGCCTCGAGAAACAACCTCGTCACCACCATCGCGGCTTCGGCGCCGGGGGTGGGCCATACCGAATACGCGCTCGAGGGCAGCGTGTTCGTGGCCGGCGCACTCGTGCAGTGGCTCCGCGACGAACTCGGCCTCATCGACGCCGCCGAGGAAACCGAAGCGCTCGCCCGCAGCGTGGGCGATACGGGCGGGGTCTACATCGTACCCGCGTTCACGGGCCTCGGCGCTCCGTACTGGGATGCCGATGCGCGCGGCGCGATCTTCGGCCTCACGCGGGGAACGACGAAGGCGCACGTGGTGCGGGCGGCTCTTGAATCCCTCGCATACCAGGTGCACGACCTCGCGTGCGCCATGGAGGCCGATGCCGGCAAGCGGATGCGCGTGCTCAATGTGGACGGGGGAGCGTCGGCAAACGATTTTCTCATGCAGTTCCAGTCCGATCTCTTGCGCACGCCGCTTGCGCGCCCTCAGAATACGGAGACGACGGCGCTGGGAGCCGCGTACTTGGCGGGTCTGCGCACGGGGTTCTGGAAGAGCACCGGCGAGCTGTGCGACAGGCGGACGGGCGACACGTCGTTTTCGCCCGACATGCCCGAACCTGCGCGCGTCGCGCTCATCGAGGGCTGGCACGAGGCCGTGGCCCGCACGCGCGCGGCGTAA
- the rpiB gene encoding ribose 5-phosphate isomerase B has translation MKISIASDHAGFEQKQQLVDYLVSRGHDVADRGPDNDDRVDYPDYAALVARDVAEGRAERGVLVCGTGIGMAMAAGKVPGIRAANIVDAEFAVLCREHNDANVIALSGRFVDLKVNERILDAFLSTDFGGGRHAGRVAKIMELD, from the coding sequence ATGAAGATATCGATAGCGAGCGATCATGCGGGATTCGAACAGAAACAGCAGCTGGTCGACTACCTCGTTTCGCGCGGCCACGACGTCGCCGACCGCGGTCCCGATAACGACGACCGTGTGGACTATCCCGACTACGCCGCCCTCGTCGCCCGCGACGTAGCCGAGGGTCGCGCCGAGCGCGGCGTGCTCGTGTGCGGCACCGGCATCGGCATGGCCATGGCGGCGGGCAAAGTGCCCGGCATCCGCGCGGCGAACATCGTGGATGCCGAATTCGCGGTTCTCTGCCGCGAGCACAACGACGCGAACGTGATCGCGCTTTCGGGCAGGTTCGTCGATCTTAAGGTGAACGAGCGGATTCTCGACGCGTTCCTCTCCACCGATTTCGGTGGAGGGCGCCACGCGGGCCGCGTCGCGAAGATCATGGAGCTCGATTAA
- the glyA gene encoding serine hydroxymethyltransferase has protein sequence MPLSYVSKEDPQVADAISQELARQRGSVELIASENFTSPAVMEAVGSVLTNKYAEGYPGKRYYGGCEKVDIVEDIARSRACELYGAGFANVQPHSGANANFGAYTAVIELGDTVLGMSLDQGGHLTHGSPVNFSGKFYNFAAYGLDPETETIDYDDVLRIAKEVRPKLIVGGASAYPRTIDFERMAAIAKEVDAYFMVDMAHIAGLVATGAHPSPVPYADIVTSTSHKTLRGPRGGFILTNDEDIAKKVDKAVFPGAQGGPLMHVIAGKAVAFGEALRPEYTTYIEHVVENAKRLGEGMIDGGLRLVSGGTDNHLCLVDLTPADVTGKDAEKLLETVGLTVNKNSIPNEPRSPFVTSGIRVGSAAATTRGFTAEDFYQVGQLIATTVFHAEDDAMLADVRSKVNAMLDAHPLYPEYQHA, from the coding sequence ATGCCGCTGTCTTACGTTTCGAAGGAAGATCCACAGGTTGCCGATGCCATATCGCAGGAGCTGGCGCGGCAGCGCGGCAGCGTGGAGTTGATCGCATCGGAGAATTTCACGTCGCCGGCGGTCATGGAGGCGGTCGGCAGCGTCCTTACCAACAAATACGCTGAAGGGTATCCCGGCAAGCGCTACTATGGCGGCTGCGAGAAGGTCGATATCGTCGAGGACATCGCCCGGTCGCGCGCATGCGAACTCTACGGGGCAGGCTTCGCCAACGTGCAACCCCATTCGGGTGCGAACGCGAACTTCGGCGCGTACACCGCCGTCATCGAGCTCGGCGACACCGTCCTCGGCATGAGTCTCGACCAGGGCGGACACCTCACCCACGGCTCGCCGGTGAACTTCTCGGGCAAGTTCTACAACTTCGCCGCCTACGGCCTCGATCCCGAAACCGAAACGATCGATTACGACGACGTGCTGCGCATTGCGAAGGAGGTCCGCCCCAAGCTCATCGTGGGCGGCGCTTCGGCATACCCGCGCACGATCGACTTCGAGCGTATGGCCGCCATCGCCAAAGAGGTCGACGCGTACTTCATGGTCGACATGGCGCATATCGCGGGCCTCGTTGCTACCGGAGCCCATCCGAGCCCGGTGCCCTATGCCGATATCGTCACGTCCACAAGCCACAAGACGCTGCGCGGCCCGCGCGGCGGTTTCATTCTCACCAACGACGAGGATATCGCGAAGAAGGTCGACAAAGCCGTATTCCCCGGCGCACAGGGCGGCCCGCTCATGCACGTGATCGCCGGCAAGGCGGTCGCGTTCGGCGAGGCGCTGCGCCCCGAGTACACAACCTACATCGAGCACGTGGTCGAGAACGCCAAGCGCCTCGGCGAGGGTATGATCGACGGGGGCCTTCGCCTCGTGTCGGGCGGTACCGACAACCATCTGTGCCTCGTAGACCTCACGCCCGCCGATGTAACGGGCAAGGATGCCGAAAAGCTCCTTGAGACCGTGGGCCTCACGGTGAACAAGAACTCCATTCCCAACGAGCCCCGCTCGCCGTTTGTCACAAGCGGCATCCGCGTGGGTTCGGCAGCTGCCACTACCCGCGGTTTCACTGCCGAAGACTTCTACCAGGTAGGCCAGCTCATCGCAACCACGGTGTTCCACGCCGAAGACGACGCGATGCTCGCCGACGTGCGCTCGAAGGTAAACGCCATGCTCGACGCGCATCCGCTGTATCCTGAATACCAGCACGCATAG
- the upp gene encoding uracil phosphoribosyltransferase, with protein MATEYERVTLVDHPMVQHKLSILRDKETSSKKFRELIKELALFEGYEATRNLPLADVEVETPLCKTTCKKVSGKKLAIVPILRAGLGMVEGVQELMPAARVGHLGMYRNEETHEPVEYYAKLPEDIAEREVIVVDPMLATGGSATAAIGYLRKRGVAGTIKLMVIVAAPVGIEAVLASDDDVQIFTCAIDDHLNDEAYIVPGLGDAGDRIFGTK; from the coding sequence ATGGCCACCGAATACGAACGCGTGACGCTTGTCGACCATCCGATGGTGCAGCACAAGCTCTCTATCCTGCGCGACAAAGAGACGTCCTCGAAGAAGTTCCGCGAACTCATCAAGGAGCTCGCCTTGTTCGAGGGTTACGAGGCAACGCGCAACCTTCCGCTCGCCGACGTCGAGGTCGAAACGCCTCTGTGCAAGACGACGTGCAAGAAGGTGAGCGGCAAGAAGCTTGCCATCGTGCCGATTCTGCGCGCCGGGCTCGGTATGGTCGAAGGCGTGCAGGAGCTTATGCCCGCAGCGCGCGTGGGACATCTGGGCATGTACCGCAACGAGGAGACGCATGAGCCGGTCGAGTACTACGCGAAGCTTCCCGAAGACATCGCCGAGCGCGAGGTCATCGTCGTCGATCCCATGCTCGCTACGGGCGGATCGGCCACGGCTGCCATCGGGTACCTGCGCAAGCGCGGCGTGGCGGGCACGATCAAGCTCATGGTGATCGTGGCGGCCCCTGTCGGGATAGAGGCGGTGCTCGCTTCAGACGACGACGTGCAGATATTTACGTGCGCCATCGACGATCACCTCAACGACGAAGCCTATATCGTGCCGGGTCTCGGCGATGCGGGCGACCGTATCTTCGGAACGAAGTAG
- the atpB gene encoding F0F1 ATP synthase subunit A, with protein sequence MDALAELSKGAEHLVHSFDSAYIVGSGAFGLTQYTFWMIICLILTVVVVLAASKRLTLVPNNKFVNMVEYGYQFVRKDMGEDPIGHGYKKHIPFLATLFFFILISNFVGLIPGCKTPTGSISVTWALAIISFVYFNYWGFKTKGGLGYIKSFAPSGLPVVMVPVVWFLELFSTILRALTLAVRLYGNMFAGHMVLGIFALATSVFINAAIVNADFVTALPAIGWVAFLLCMYALEVLVAFLQAYVFTILSAVYIGLATSDH encoded by the coding sequence GTGGACGCTCTTGCAGAACTCTCTAAGGGAGCCGAACATCTAGTGCATTCGTTCGACTCGGCTTACATCGTCGGGTCGGGTGCGTTCGGTCTCACTCAGTACACCTTTTGGATGATCATCTGTCTCATCCTCACGGTTGTGGTGGTTCTGGCGGCCTCGAAGAGGCTCACGCTCGTTCCCAACAACAAGTTCGTCAACATGGTCGAGTACGGCTATCAGTTCGTCCGCAAAGACATGGGCGAAGATCCCATCGGGCACGGCTACAAGAAGCACATTCCGTTTCTCGCAACCCTGTTCTTCTTCATCCTCATCAGCAACTTCGTAGGCCTGATCCCCGGTTGCAAAACGCCGACCGGCTCGATCAGTGTCACGTGGGCGCTCGCCATCATCTCGTTTGTGTACTTCAATTACTGGGGCTTCAAGACCAAGGGGGGCTTGGGCTACATCAAGTCGTTCGCCCCGTCGGGCCTGCCCGTCGTCATGGTGCCGGTCGTGTGGTTCCTCGAGCTCTTCTCGACGATCCTGCGTGCGCTCACCCTTGCCGTCCGACTCTACGGCAATATGTTCGCAGGCCACATGGTGCTCGGCATCTTCGCACTCGCGACGAGCGTCTTTATCAACGCCGCCATTGTGAACGCCGATTTCGTCACCGCTCTTCCGGCCATCGGCTGGGTTGCGTTTCTGTTGTGCATGTACGCCCTCGAGGTGCTCGTGGCCTTCTTGCAGGCCTACGTGTTCACCATCCTGAGCGCAGTGTACATCGGTCTGGCTACGTCGGACCACTAA
- the atpH gene encoding ATP synthase F1 subunit delta codes for MPTNRLVIKEEVATYASVLLDAAAEAGGQDAVLEVRDQAEQIVGFMRSNMDLSNALEDTTYTPEQRIEIARGVFAPYEKVLADVLAVMAERGDIALLPRVLNSYEEQIESKLNIAVVDVTTVVPLDENLREVIRKKAEADLGTDVVLREHIDKSILGGVIMSANGKRIDASVLSQLESARNVLKLSTDGGEC; via the coding sequence ATGCCAACTAACCGTCTTGTCATCAAGGAAGAAGTAGCCACCTACGCGAGCGTCCTTCTGGACGCTGCTGCGGAGGCGGGCGGACAGGACGCCGTGCTCGAGGTGCGCGACCAAGCTGAGCAAATCGTCGGCTTCATGCGTTCGAACATGGATCTTTCCAACGCTCTGGAAGATACGACCTACACGCCCGAACAGCGCATCGAGATCGCCCGGGGCGTGTTCGCCCCCTACGAGAAGGTGCTCGCGGACGTGCTGGCCGTTATGGCGGAGCGCGGAGACATCGCACTGCTTCCTCGCGTGCTGAACAGCTACGAGGAGCAGATCGAGAGCAAGCTGAACATCGCCGTAGTGGACGTCACGACCGTGGTGCCCCTCGACGAGAACCTGCGCGAGGTCATACGCAAGAAAGCCGAAGCCGATCTGGGCACCGACGTCGTGTTGCGCGAGCACATCGACAAGTCCATTTTGGGCGGCGTTATCATGAGTGCAAACGGCAAGCGCATCGACGCAAGCGTCCTGTCGCAGCTCGAAAGCGCTCGCAACGTGCTAAAACTATCAACAGATGGAGGTGAATGCTAG
- the atpE gene encoding ATP synthase F0 subunit C codes for MEITLGLAALKLVGYGLATLGPGLGIGIACYGCCMATARQPELQGRLFTNFIIGAALAEALGLIGFVLAFIV; via the coding sequence GTGGAAATTACACTTGGACTTGCGGCGCTGAAACTCGTGGGCTACGGCCTCGCAACGCTCGGGCCTGGCCTGGGCATCGGCATCGCCTGCTACGGCTGCTGCATGGCTACCGCCCGCCAGCCCGAACTGCAGGGACGTCTGTTCACGAACTTCATCATCGGCGCAGCCCTTGCTGAAGCCCTCGGCCTGATCGGCTTCGTTCTCGCGTTCATCGTCTAA